Genomic segment of Mastomys coucha isolate ucsf_1 unplaced genomic scaffold, UCSF_Mcou_1 pScaffold23, whole genome shotgun sequence:
TGTAGATGTCTGTCTTGGTCTTTTGCCTTTGTGTGGATGCTGCTCTTCTTGTAACATAAAAAATGTTACATGTATTTCTCTATAGAGTGATGGGAGAACAAATGAGTCATGAACACTACCTAGCAGATTCCACTGAATGTATCTGATCACTCTTTCATTGTCCATGGAATAAGTCCTAACATTCTCATAACAAAAGTTACACTCACAGACATAAGTAACTTATCTTTAACTATAACTGGCATGTGTTAAGCAGTTGAATGCCTTAGATTCTAAAATTTAAGATTGTCTGTCAGAAAATTGAAGATGCCTACCAAAATAAAAGCTTGAACTCTGTTGCATACCTCAGTATATGGTAAAATATTAGatagttatttcatttttgtctctttctaCATAGAACTCCCAGAACAAAATGTTAAAAGGAAATCTTTCTGAAGTGACTGAGTTCATCCTCGCTGGGTTAACAAACAAACCAGAGCTGCAGCTGcccctcttcttcatcttcctagGAATCTATGTGGTCACAGTGGTGGGGAATCTGGGCATGATTACTCTGATATTATTCAGTTCTCACCTTCAAACACCCATGTATTATTTCCTCAGTAGTCTGTCCTTCATTGACCTCTGCCAGTCCACTGTCATTATTCCCAAAATGCTGGTGAACTTTTTGGCCATGAAGAACATCATCTCCTACGCTGAATGCATGACTCAGCTctacttttttgttatttttgctaTTGCAGAGTGTCACATGTTAGCTGTAATGGCATATGACCGTTATGTTGCAATCTGTAATCCCTTACTTTATAATGTTGTGATGTCCTATCAACTCTGTTCCTGGATGATATTTGgagtatatattatggcttttaTTGGTGCCACAACTCACACAGTCTGCATGTTAAACGTGCATTTCTGTAAGGCCAATGTAATAAATCATTACTTCTGTGATCTTTTTCCACTACTGGAACTCCCATGTTCTGATACTTTTATTAATGAAGTAGTAGTTTTATGTTTCAgtgtttttaatatctttattcCAACTCTGACAATTCTAAGCTCTTACATCTTCATCATTGCCAGCATCCTCCGCATTAAATCCACGGAAGGCAGGTCCAAAGCTTTCAGCACCTGCAGCTCACACATATCAGCTGTTGCTATCTTCTTTGGCTCCCTTGCATTCATGTACCTTCAGCCATCATCAGTCAGCTCCATGGACCAAGGGAAAGTGTCCTCTGTGTTTTATACCATTGTTGTGCCCATGCTGAACCCTTTGATCTACAGCCTGAGAAATAAGGATGTCAAAGTTGCTCTAAATAAGTTCCTTGAAAGGAAGCTTCTCTTGTGATAAGACTGATATTTCTTTACTAACATTCATGTTTAGAGGGCTAGCAAACTGTTGAAAAGGTTGAGAATAGCACCATGATGTGAAATTACTgccatcacattttttttcaatgttgCCAAGTTCAGGACAGTTTTAGCCAATGGGACATATGAAGGACAACTATCTTGGATACAGGAACCATCTGCTTATTATAGAATACATCACACTATTCAGTTTATCAAACTCTCAAAAGCCTTCTTTTGAACGattctgttttatgtatgtaGAACAATGTTCCttttatgtgaaatatatttatcttatagTAGAGAGTAAATACATTTGGCCTAAATTTTTGATCATTGCAATATTCTTTATAATCAGTAAAtgtaatgaaatatatttctaaagaTTTCAGACATCGCGATTTCCAGaaatagtaattttattaaaaagtaaaatatgcaaaatatattttcttttttttattcggATTATATTCTGATCGCTGCCTACCTCCAGGTCATTCCCTCCCATAATCCCTCCCCCTAACAATCCCCTCCCTTGCTCCTCTAAGTTGGTAGAGACCACCCCTGGGTATCCTCCTACCTTGGCACATAAAGTCTCTGTAGCTCTAGGtacatcctttctcactgaggccagacaaagcagctcaGCTAGAGGAACATACCTGTTTTTGTTAATTGtgtggaactgtattaaaggacatAGAGTGATAATCACATGttgcatgaaatattaaaaagtaatccATGCTACCACCAGCATGGCACTGGCAGACAGGCTGGCCTATTCTCAGCCCGATAGACTCTCTGAATCAGAGCTCTGAAATTTCTTCACCCATGGAACTCGCTAAGCTCCCATGGTGGACTGTAGCCATTGTATGccccatgcttccaaattccCGTGCCTAGCTGGAGTACCCTGCCACTTTATCTTTCTCTGGAACCCAATTGAGTCATCCTGTGAAGGAAGATACCATGTAATCTTAGTTTAGATTCAACAGGTAACACAATTGCTAGGCTCAGAAAATAGCATCCTAATGGTATAAGCTATGTAAGTTATAAATTCTGCAGTGGTGCATCCCAGAGGATTCACCATGTAAAGGGGGGAGGGATGCTGTTGCTATCTACATTATGTCTCCATGCTCTCTCCTGTCCAAAAGGAAGTATCTTTCTCCTGCCTACCCTCTTCCTCTCTGGAACTGGAAACCCCATGTACTCATCACCCAGCGATTGGTCCCTTGAAACCTTTATTCATTAAGGGAAGGATTTGCCTCACTCCTGAGTGGTAATATAGCTTCTACCAAAAacgagacaaaaacaaaaacaaacaaactatgaTGTTGTGAGAATGAGACCCACATCACTAGACAGGaatgcccacacatgcacaacTCTCTAAAGCAGAGTGGAAGTAAGAACAACATTTCTTATATAGGTCTGTGTTTTTAATACTTGTAGAAATGTGTCCATCACATAACTGACCACAGCAGATTCAGAAGTGCATTATTTTGCTATTGCATACACATGAAATATTTAGTCATAAAactcataaaattgttttctaattaaTGACATATTAGTCTGAATTGTTAGACattctcatatttttttaaaagactcaagAGAAAAAGACTCTTTTATCCTCAAAAGAAAAGATTGAATGTTTTCagtcttttcaaaagaaaaacaagaacaaaaacaaacccctgcttgATTCCTCTTAAGGTATTTACCAAAAAAGGTGTTTCCTTATTCTCCTTAACTATTTCCAGGTAATAGGTGATGATTGTGTTGTTTCTGAttccttaaatttttattaagtatAATTCTCACCCAGGATCATCTAGATGGCCCTGTTTAAACTCTGTtgttcacaaaataaaacagaatggcATCTTCACAGAAAGAGGTCTTGTAGGAAATACAGGATGATGGGGTAACTGGTGTTTGAGAGAAGAAAGCgccttggggtgggggaaggaagtaGAGATAAAAGTAATAGAGATGCATTACATTCATGTATGAAATCACTAAAGAACACATTCCATAAAACTTCTtaataatatgtaaattaaaatacaaaacaacaaaagtccAATATAAATGTCAAGAATTCACACCCAGGATTAGGTGGATCAAATGCTATGTCTCTTTCTACCATTATAGGAACTGTCACATTGATTTTCATAGTTGCTGAACCATTTAACATTCCAACAAGCAGTGAATAAGCCTCTTTCTTTATATCCTAAACAGCATTTAATgtcatttaattttaatgaaattttttccttcattcttcaaAAATTTTATAGATGCAtaccatatattttgatcatattcaacccCTACTCTTCAGATATACTCCAGTATCTAGCATCTATTCCCATCATCTCTCCCAAACTTTATGCCACCTTTGAAAATTTTCTCATTGTCCACTGAGttaaatttgtcctgcctatataTGGATTGATGTAGACTTATACATGGGAGCATGATAGACTTACCAGAGGCAACACCTCAAAAGCAAATTAATTTTGTCTCTTCCAGGATAGAGATTGTGCATGTGCCgaggaatggtatagctgtgtcACAAGGTAGGTCAATCCCATGCTTCTTAAGGACCCTCCACTCTGATTTACAAAGTGTTTGAAATAATCTGCACTACCATCacaagtataaatataaatatttcctctttcattcttccttgtcAGCTTTTGCTGTCAATTGTTTGTGACTTTGACTGGAGTAAGATGAtatctcaaagtaattttcaaTTGGCATTTTCCTGATGGTTTTGGATATTGAACTGTTTGTTAAACATTTCTTCCCcactttaattatttcttttatgatttcttgGTTCAGTTCTATGGAGCATTTTTAATTTAGTTGTTTGATTTTagggtgatttttattttattttatttttaaatgtttgcctttcctttttaaagatttatttattttatgtgtatgagtacactattgctctcttcacacacaccaggaaaaactattacagatggttgtgagccaccaagtggttgctgggaattgaactcaggaccttgggaagaacagtcagtgctcttaactgctgagccatctttccatccccaaTGATGATTTTTATCTTAGTTATTAGTATAATCTAGATCATAATCCTCTTTCAGAATGCACATCTTgaaaagacattttctcagctgatGCTTACTGCAATTAAAGTTTCCTTTGCTGTAAGAAGATTTCCAATTCCAGAAGATATTATCACTCAATCATTTGtccttttttgttattattttataattttcgcTACATTGTATATATCAAGATACTGTGGTTTTGATAATAATTTgtaatttactttacattccaGTTGCAGTCCcaactcttttctctcttcccagtcaaGTCCTTACAGATGTCTCTCCTATTACCTCTCACTTTTTCCTCAGAGGAGGGGTAGCCCCCCACTCTTGGACACTACCATGGAACATCTAGTCCCAggaggactaggcacatcctaaACTGCTGAGGCCCAATCATGCAGTTCAAGTAGCAGAAAGAGATACAATGGCAGGCAACAGTGTCCAAGGCAGTCCCAGCTCcactataagaacacaaatgaagACCAAGATTGCACCATTGCTACAAATGTGTCGGGAAACTAGGTCCAGCCTACTTGCTCTCTTGTTGGTGctgcagtctctgtgaggcctCATGGTACCAGGTTATCTGACTCTCTTAGTCTCCCTGTGGTGCCCTTGATACCTTTGGCTTGCTCATTTAGCTCTcccattcttccacaagacttcctgagctctgactgatgtttggctgtgggtctctgcctctgttttggtcagctgctagatgaaacctctcaggagacagttatgctaggctcctgtctgaaagcatagcagagtatcattaatagtgtcatgtgTTGGCTCTCTCTAATGGGAGAGTCTCAAGTTGGGATAGTCATTGCCTGGCTGTCCCTTCAGTCTCAGTCCCTTCTTTATTCCTGGACATCTAGTAGGCAGAAGAAATTTTGTGTTGACTATTTTGTTGGGTTGAAGTCACCCTCCATCCATTGGAAATGCTGCCTGAAGTCAGAGGTGGTCACTTCAGCCCCTATATACCTTACTGATAGGTCACTCACATAGAGTCTCTGTATTCTCCTCCATCCCAGGCCTCCAGCTAGTTAGAGAGATGCCCTCCATCAATTACCATTCTGACTGCCAGCCCTATACTTGTTCCCCTAGCCCGAAACCTGATCTCCATGATCGTTGCCCTTTTCATCCCCTCTCCCATTCTGTTCCCTATCTCCATGGACttcctgtaaatattttattttcctttctgggtGAGATTCACACATCTTCCCTTCTGCCCTCATTCCACAGTTTCTTTTGACTGTGAATTGTACCATaagtatcctgtactttatggctggTTCCCCTTATAAATGAGCATTGTAGCTGCCATGGAAATTTTAAAGTCTACTCTATGCTCCTGGGGTAGAGGATACTCTCTTGGCTTTACAGTCACCCAAGAATTCTGGATTCATGACCAAAAGGCACACATGTgcaacctttatatttaaaagcccttactagctcaatggctgggcacatCCAAACTTCCCTGCAGCTAACACACTACCCTTAGACATTCCTGAGTTAATACTTGTTAAATCTGTATTTCATCCCTGCTACCTCAGACCCAGTTGTGGGAGCAGCCCCTGAGGTTACTTTCCCCAATTCTTACATATAGGCGAGCTCTCATTCCTGAACCTTTCCCCTCACGGTCAATCTCCCATGCCCTCCTAATGGCAGAATCCCTCTTgttgtctctgtgtttcctgcCTGGGATTCCTAAATGTCCTGCCTTTATTCCCCTGCTAGCCCAATGGCCGCTGGCTCTTTGTTGACCAGTCAAAAATCCAACTGTTAGCAGAGACCTGCAGCAGACTTGTGAATTCCCATGTAAGCACAAATCAAATCCCTAAAAGAGGgtataccatatgtgtctttctgaatctgggttaCCTCCCTAAgggtgatattctcaagttccattcatttgcctgcaaattccaTGATGGAATTATTTTTCATAacagaatagtattccattgcgtAGATATATGTGGGTTAAAAGTGGGGCCCCTGCATCCAGCCCAAGGCTCGGGCTGCTGGGTGAGGCAGGACATAGGAAGTTTGACTGAGTGGACCCCATGCAGCCTCCCGTAAGTGGTTGGTGGACTGTGAGAAGTCACAGGACCATGCACAAGGGTTGGGAAAGGtacagtctgaggtccccaggGAACCTGCTGGAGTTGGCTCGGGGTCCCTGGACCTGCATGGATGACAGACTCTCAGTCTTGGGCaccagagaagagctgagaatggaatgTGGGCCAATGGATGGACTCTGGCCTGTGACTAAAGGGAAAAGAGCAGAAGGAGGGAGCCCTGGCTGGGTCCCACAGGGAGGAGAGTACTAGGCTTGCTCTTCGGGCTGCTTGGTGTGGCTGGAAGCAGTGGCTG
This window contains:
- the LOC116072229 gene encoding olfactory receptor 150-like isoform X1; this encodes MLKGNLSEVTEFILAGLTNKPELQLPLFFIFLGIYVVTVVGNLGMITLILFSSHLQTPMYYFLSSLSFIDLCQSTVIIPKMLVNFLAMKNIISYAECMTQLYFFVIFAIAECHMLAVMAYDRYVAICNPLLYNVVMSYQLCSWMIFGVYIMAFIGATTHTVCMLNVHFCKANVINHYFCDLFPLLELPCSDTFINEVVVLCFSVFNIFIPTLTILSSYIFIIASILRIKSTEGRSKAFSTCSSHISAVAIFFGSLAFMYLQPSSVSSMDQGKVSSVFYTIVVPMLNPLIYSLRNKDVKVALNKFLERKLLL
- the LOC116072229 gene encoding olfactory receptor 150-like isoform X2, which codes for MSLRNLSEVTEFILAGLTNKPELQLPLFFIFLGIYVVTVVGNLGMITLILFSSHLQTPMYYFLSSLSFIDLCQSTVIIPKMLVNFLAMKNIISYAECMTQLYFFVIFAIAECHMLAVMAYDRYVAICNPLLYNVVMSYQLCSWMIFGVYIMAFIGATTHTVCMLNVHFCKANVINHYFCDLFPLLELPCSDTFINEVVVLCFSVFNIFIPTLTILSSYIFIIASILRIKSTEGRSKAFSTCSSHISAVAIFFGSLAFMYLQPSSVSSMDQGKVSSVFYTIVVPMLNPLIYSLRNKDVKVALNKFLERKLLL